The genomic DNA GGGTGAACGCACATATCCATGAAAAAACGACGGCTTATACTGCCCTGAGTGAAGCTTTGCAAAGATTATTCTGAATAATTGTAATCAAACGGTAAATAAACTTATGCATACTGGGTAACACCGTAGTTCTGGTCTATAGTCTTTGGGCAACAAAATTTGCGCTCAGGACAGTCGGGCCGATTGTGGCACCGCAAGAGCGTATGATTCGCAGGAGATACAAGAATGAAAATTTTCCAACGCTACAACCCGCTTCAGGTGGCGAAGTACGTGAAGATCCTGTTCCGTGGACGGTTGTATATCAAGGATGTTGGCGCTTTTGAGTTTGATAAGGGCAAGATCCTTATCCCAAAAGTGAAGGACAAGCAGCACCTGTCTGTGATGTCTGAAGTCAACCGTCAGGTTATGCGTCTGCAAACTGAGATGGCTTAACCAACGTGCTATGCAGTAGTTAAAAACGCAGTTGATAAAAAAACGGCTCCCGATGGGAGCCGTTGATGTTTATGGGCCTTACGCCGACACTTTCTCTTCTGCATCAGGCATCCGCGGCACCAGCACGGTCGGTTTATTATCGATACGCGTCACCAGCAGCTG from Enterobacter ludwigii includes the following:
- a CDS encoding DUF1107 domain-containing protein, coding for MKIFQRYNPLQVAKYVKILFRGRLYIKDVGAFEFDKGKILIPKVKDKQHLSVMSEVNRQVMRLQTEMA